In one Sphingomonas sp. S1-29 genomic region, the following are encoded:
- a CDS encoding universal stress protein, whose amino-acid sequence MKNVLVLLHDDPGQEARFQTALDVARALDGHLTCIDVAVAPIFVGDYADMGGTALLMADEQQRESANRTRMEARLRVEDVPYTWRDARGFLGQCVRDAAVMTDLIVLNRELDDILYPDMLELVGEVLIKTGKPILAVPATAKRFDAFGSALLAWDGSPQSEAALRAAIPLLQHSRMVTILEIDDGSLKLPAMEAATYLSRHDIKSMIRRHSSLIDLPSTLILATAAELGVAYVVMGGFGHSRFIEATFGGVTRRMLKESPVPIFLAH is encoded by the coding sequence ATGAAGAACGTGCTGGTGCTCTTGCATGACGATCCCGGCCAGGAGGCGCGGTTCCAGACCGCGCTCGACGTCGCCCGCGCGTTGGACGGGCATCTGACCTGCATCGATGTCGCGGTCGCCCCGATCTTCGTCGGCGACTATGCCGATATGGGCGGCACCGCGTTGCTGATGGCCGACGAACAGCAGCGCGAAAGCGCCAACCGGACGCGGATGGAGGCGCGGCTGCGCGTCGAGGACGTCCCCTATACCTGGCGCGATGCGCGCGGGTTCCTCGGCCAGTGCGTGCGCGACGCCGCGGTGATGACCGACCTGATCGTGCTCAACCGCGAACTCGACGATATCCTCTACCCCGACATGCTCGAACTGGTGGGCGAGGTGCTGATCAAGACCGGCAAGCCGATCCTGGCGGTGCCCGCGACCGCCAAGCGCTTCGATGCGTTCGGCAGCGCCCTGCTCGCCTGGGACGGTTCGCCGCAATCGGAGGCGGCGCTGCGTGCGGCGATCCCGCTGCTCCAGCATAGCCGCATGGTGACGATCCTCGAGATCGACGACGGCTCGCTCAAGCTGCCGGCGATGGAGGCGGCGACCTATTTGTCGCGGCACGACATCAAATCGATGATCCGCCGCCATTCGTCGCTGATCGATCTGCCGAGCACGCTGATCCTGGCCACCGCGGCCGAGCTCGGCGTCGCCTATGTCGTCATGGGCGGCTTCGGGCATAGCCGCTTTATCGAGGCGACCTTTGGCGGGGTGACCCGGCGGATGCTCAAGGAATCGCCGGTGCCGATCTTCCTGGCGCATTGA
- a CDS encoding response regulator: MKPPVSANPAGWSATATGAPRAVIVEPEDSVRRSLQLMLQGLRFAVRSFGGVALANAYARDAHVLLLAEGVFDIGGRALLSVLRESQWQGRAILVAGSPRTALAESADSAGFAAVLAKPVGRLDLLSALAKRF; this comes from the coding sequence TTGAAACCCCCGGTATCGGCAAATCCCGCCGGCTGGAGCGCGACGGCGACCGGCGCCCCCCGCGCGGTGATCGTCGAGCCCGAAGACAGCGTTCGGCGCAGCCTGCAGCTCATGCTGCAGGGACTGCGCTTTGCGGTGCGTTCGTTCGGCGGCGTCGCGCTTGCCAACGCCTATGCGCGCGACGCGCACGTCCTGCTGCTTGCCGAGGGCGTCTTCGACATCGGCGGCCGCGCGCTATTGTCGGTGCTGCGCGAGTCGCAATGGCAGGGCAGGGCGATATTGGTCGCCGGATCGCCACGCACCGCGCTTGCCGAGTCGGCGGACAGCGCAGGGTTCGCCGCGGTGCTCGCCAAGCCGGTCGGCCGCCTCGACCTCCTCAGCGCGCTGGCGAAGCGATTCTAG
- a CDS encoding PAS domain S-box protein — translation MERIRIAALQPRLSGYAVAVGAIGVAVLVHFVAIRWVPGASPYLPCIVAVLFTGVFSGVAPALLATALSVVVAMAVGWDPGGAGVAGVIPFLLAAAGVIWISQRIARRTIQADELADELNLMIEGASGYAMYMLDPAGRVSIWNEGARRLKGWQASEVVGRHCSIFYSAQAAAAGKPQADLERARTMGKVDEEDWRVRQDGSEFLAHVLLTPLYDKANRLRGYGTVIRDVTEQRAGEHQASASANHLRSILSTVPDAMIVINRAGDILSFSAAAERLFGYAESEVAGTNIKLLMPTPDRERHDGYLERYMRTGERRIIGTGRTVIGLRRDGTTFPMELAVGEAVTDGERVFTGFIRDLTEKQQMEERVEELRSSLVHAARVSAMGTMASTLAHELNQPITAVVNYMRGIRNLTREGDPDDRQMIEDAIEDASREALRAGDIVRRLREFVARGEVEKSVEELPRLIEEASNLALIGARERGVTATFAHDPRATCVLVDKVQIQQVLINLMRNAIEAMSDAPVRQLAVSTHVDAPGFVRLTVADTGSGIAPAVAESLFRAFNSTKAGGMGLGLSICRTIVEANGGRIWMEQREGGGTAFHFTVVQFEKEAVE, via the coding sequence ATGGAGCGCATTCGTATAGCTGCCCTGCAACCGCGCCTGTCGGGCTATGCCGTCGCCGTCGGGGCGATCGGCGTGGCGGTGCTGGTGCATTTTGTCGCGATCCGTTGGGTGCCGGGCGCCTCCCCCTATCTGCCGTGTATCGTCGCGGTGCTGTTCACCGGCGTATTCAGCGGCGTCGCGCCCGCATTGCTGGCGACCGCGCTCAGCGTGGTGGTGGCGATGGCGGTCGGCTGGGATCCGGGTGGCGCGGGCGTGGCGGGGGTCATCCCCTTCCTGCTCGCCGCTGCGGGGGTCATCTGGATTTCGCAGCGAATCGCGCGCCGGACGATCCAGGCCGACGAACTTGCCGACGAACTCAATCTGATGATCGAGGGTGCGAGCGGCTATGCGATGTATATGCTCGATCCGGCTGGGCGGGTGTCGATCTGGAACGAAGGCGCGCGCAGGCTCAAGGGCTGGCAGGCGAGCGAGGTCGTTGGACGGCATTGTTCGATTTTCTATTCGGCGCAGGCCGCGGCGGCGGGCAAGCCGCAGGCCGACCTCGAACGCGCGCGGACGATGGGCAAGGTCGACGAGGAGGATTGGCGGGTCCGTCAGGACGGCTCAGAATTCCTGGCGCACGTGCTCCTCACCCCGCTGTACGACAAGGCCAATCGACTGCGCGGCTATGGCACCGTGATCCGCGACGTGACCGAACAGCGCGCGGGCGAGCACCAGGCGAGCGCCAGCGCCAACCATCTGCGCTCGATCCTGTCGACCGTGCCCGATGCGATGATCGTCATCAATCGAGCGGGCGATATCCTGTCGTTCAGCGCCGCCGCCGAGCGGCTGTTCGGTTATGCCGAAAGCGAGGTGGCGGGCACGAATATCAAGCTGCTGATGCCCACCCCCGATCGCGAGCGCCATGACGGCTATCTCGAACGCTATATGCGCACCGGCGAGCGTCGGATCATCGGCACCGGGCGCACGGTGATCGGGCTGCGGCGCGACGGCACCACCTTCCCGATGGAATTGGCGGTGGGCGAGGCGGTGACCGATGGCGAGCGCGTCTTTACCGGCTTCATCCGCGACCTGACCGAAAAGCAGCAGATGGAGGAACGTGTCGAGGAATTGCGATCGAGCCTGGTCCATGCCGCGCGCGTCAGCGCGATGGGCACGATGGCCTCGACGCTGGCGCACGAGCTCAACCAGCCGATCACCGCGGTGGTCAATTACATGCGCGGCATCCGCAACCTGACGCGCGAGGGCGATCCCGATGACCGCCAGATGATCGAGGATGCGATCGAGGACGCCTCGCGCGAGGCGCTGCGCGCGGGCGACATCGTCCGTCGGCTGCGCGAATTCGTCGCGCGCGGTGAGGTCGAAAAGAGCGTCGAGGAATTGCCGCGGCTGATCGAGGAGGCTTCGAACCTGGCGCTGATCGGCGCGCGCGAAAGGGGTGTGACCGCGACGTTCGCGCATGACCCGCGCGCGACTTGCGTGCTGGTCGACAAGGTGCAGATCCAGCAGGTACTCATCAACCTGATGCGCAACGCGATCGAGGCGATGTCCGACGCGCCGGTCCGCCAATTGGCGGTTTCGACGCATGTCGATGCGCCGGGGTTCGTCCGCCTGACGGTGGCCGATACCGGCTCCGGCATCGCGCCCGCGGTTGCAGAAAGCTTGTTCCGCGCGTTCAACAGCACCAAGGCGGGGGGGATGGGGCTCGGCCTTTCGATCTGCCGGACGATCGTCGAGGCAAATGGCGGCCGGATCTGGATGGAGCAGCGCGAAGGCGGCGGCACCGCGTTCCACTTCACGGTGGTGCAGTTCGAAAAGGAAGCGGTGGAATGA
- a CDS encoding response regulator transcription factor encodes MSDRRLVHVIDDEDGVRRSASFMLKTSGFATRTWESGVAFLKEARHAEPGCILLDIRMPEMDGLEVQQALKDRGIAMPVIVLTGHGDVTIAVRAMKAGAVDFIEKPFDSDVLLGAIARAFDRIDTAANVLVRAAEADVALGALTAREREVLDGLAQGYPNKTIAYDLGISARTVEVHRANVMAKLGARSLSDALRIAFAAGLGKTHG; translated from the coding sequence ATGAGCGATCGGCGGCTGGTGCATGTGATTGATGACGAGGATGGCGTTCGGCGGTCGGCGAGCTTCATGCTCAAGACGTCGGGATTCGCCACGCGCACCTGGGAATCGGGGGTCGCGTTCCTCAAGGAAGCACGCCACGCCGAGCCGGGTTGCATCCTGCTCGACATCCGGATGCCCGAGATGGACGGGCTCGAAGTCCAGCAGGCGCTCAAGGATCGCGGTATCGCGATGCCGGTGATCGTGCTGACCGGCCATGGCGACGTCACGATCGCGGTGCGCGCGATGAAGGCGGGCGCCGTCGATTTCATCGAAAAGCCCTTCGACAGCGACGTGCTGCTCGGCGCGATCGCGCGCGCCTTCGACCGCATCGACACCGCAGCGAATGTGCTGGTGCGCGCCGCCGAAGCCGATGTCGCGCTGGGCGCGCTCACCGCGCGCGAGCGCGAGGTGCTCGACGGCCTGGCGCAGGGCTATCCCAACAAGACGATCGCCTATGACCTTGGCATATCGGCGCGCACCGTCGAGGTGCACCGCGCCAACGTCATGGCCAAGCTCGGCGCGCGCAGCCTGTCCGACGCGCTGCGGATCGCCTTCGCCGCTGGCCTTGGGAAGACCCACGGCTGA
- a CDS encoding bifunctional acetate--CoA ligase family protein/GNAT family N-acetyltransferase, whose amino-acid sequence MTIRNLGPLFQPRSVAVIGGSSRAGSLGERILTNILDGGYGDTVYAVNPNRVDRDDARWVRSVDALPETVDLAVIVTPAATVPGIIAELGAQGTKAAVVVSAGLADAESRAALLDAARPHLMRIVGPNCLGVLLPYAKLNASFAPRFAAPGRLGFLSQSGALITAMLDWAADRHIGFSSVVSVGDMADVDFGDLIDMLAADPHTDAILLYVEGITNPAKFMSAARAASRIKPVIAIKAGRTQAASAAARSHTGALVGSYDVHAAAFERAGIVLVDNLTELFDAAQMLCCYPTAKGGRLGIVTNGGGAGVLAADALTTVGGALAVLAPDTVAALDPAMPDQWSRANPIDIIGDASPARFADATRAALADPGIDVLLVIHCPTAAATGAEVAQAVLSVLAEAPKGRKKPVIACWMGPANSASVRFAFAAAGVPLFDTIDDAVSGFGYLLQAGVARSALLQAPARVMRPEGDRACARALIVGAQAEARTILTATETKTLLAAYGVRTIASRLARTPEAVAAACAATTGPWALKLVSPDISHKSEAGCVVLGLATATAATAAAIQMAASVARSNPHAKVIGFEIEPMLDLRGAQELLVGIAEDPTFGPVLAFGAGGKAVELLRDRALGLPPLDDRLARDMIARTRIARLLAGYRDVAAVDIDAIVRTLDALSAIAVDFPDIVELDINPLVATAGGVVALDARARITPAPRASRLVIRPVPVEWSADLVTRGGLKLHVRPVRPDDEARLTTLFDNVAPDDLRFRFLTGIRHAGHDRIVAMTQIDYARTMHFLAFAGDVLVASAMLASDPDRVRGELAIATHAGYKNRGVSWTLVEHVMAYAAAEGLHVIESVESRENQAALALEREAGFAIVPGSESAGEVTVRRSIGG is encoded by the coding sequence ATGACCATTCGCAACCTTGGACCGCTCTTCCAGCCGCGCAGCGTGGCGGTCATCGGCGGGTCGAGCCGCGCCGGATCGCTGGGCGAGCGGATCCTGACCAACATCCTCGACGGCGGCTATGGCGACACCGTCTATGCGGTGAACCCCAACCGCGTCGATCGCGACGATGCGCGCTGGGTGCGCTCGGTCGATGCGCTGCCCGAGACGGTGGACCTGGCGGTGATCGTCACCCCCGCGGCGACGGTGCCGGGTATTATCGCCGAGCTGGGCGCGCAGGGCACCAAGGCGGCGGTGGTCGTGTCGGCGGGGCTCGCCGACGCTGAATCGCGGGCGGCGTTGCTCGATGCCGCGCGGCCGCATCTGATGCGGATCGTCGGGCCGAACTGCCTGGGCGTGCTGCTGCCCTATGCCAAGCTCAACGCATCGTTCGCGCCGCGCTTCGCCGCGCCGGGGCGGCTGGGCTTTCTCTCGCAAAGCGGCGCGCTGATCACCGCAATGCTCGATTGGGCCGCCGATCGGCATATCGGCTTTTCGAGCGTCGTGTCGGTCGGCGACATGGCCGATGTCGATTTCGGCGACCTGATCGACATGCTCGCCGCCGATCCGCACACCGATGCGATCCTGCTGTATGTCGAGGGCATCACCAACCCCGCCAAGTTCATGTCCGCCGCGCGCGCCGCGTCGCGGATCAAGCCGGTGATCGCGATCAAGGCGGGGCGAACCCAGGCCGCAAGCGCCGCGGCGCGATCGCACACCGGGGCGCTGGTCGGGTCGTACGACGTCCACGCCGCGGCGTTCGAGCGCGCCGGGATCGTGCTGGTCGACAACCTGACCGAGCTGTTCGATGCCGCGCAGATGCTGTGCTGCTATCCCACGGCCAAGGGCGGCCGGCTGGGGATCGTCACCAATGGCGGCGGCGCGGGCGTGCTCGCCGCCGACGCGCTGACGACGGTCGGCGGCGCGCTCGCGGTGCTGGCGCCCGACACCGTCGCTGCGCTCGACCCCGCGATGCCCGATCAATGGTCGCGCGCCAATCCGATCGACATCATTGGCGATGCGTCGCCCGCGCGCTTTGCCGACGCGACGCGCGCGGCGCTGGCCGATCCGGGGATCGATGTGCTGCTGGTGATCCACTGCCCGACCGCGGCGGCGACCGGGGCAGAGGTCGCGCAGGCGGTGCTCTCGGTGCTCGCCGAGGCACCCAAGGGACGCAAGAAGCCCGTCATCGCCTGCTGGATGGGCCCCGCCAACAGCGCGTCGGTGCGCTTTGCCTTTGCAGCGGCAGGGGTGCCGTTGTTCGACACGATCGACGATGCGGTGAGCGGCTTCGGCTATTTGCTGCAGGCGGGGGTCGCACGCAGCGCGCTGCTGCAGGCACCGGCACGGGTGATGCGCCCCGAAGGCGATCGCGCCTGTGCGCGCGCGCTGATCGTCGGCGCGCAGGCCGAAGCGCGCACGATCCTCACCGCGACCGAGACCAAGACGCTGCTTGCGGCCTATGGCGTCCGAACGATCGCGTCGCGGCTCGCGCGCACTCCCGAAGCGGTCGCCGCGGCGTGCGCGGCGACGACCGGCCCCTGGGCGCTGAAGCTGGTGTCGCCCGACATCAGCCATAAATCCGAGGCAGGCTGCGTCGTGCTCGGGCTGGCGACCGCGACCGCAGCGACCGCGGCGGCGATCCAGATGGCGGCGTCGGTGGCACGATCGAACCCGCACGCCAAGGTGATCGGCTTCGAGATCGAACCGATGCTCGACCTGCGGGGCGCGCAGGAATTGCTGGTGGGGATCGCCGAGGATCCGACCTTCGGCCCGGTGCTGGCGTTCGGTGCGGGGGGAAAGGCGGTCGAGCTGCTGCGCGATCGCGCGCTGGGGCTGCCGCCGCTCGACGACCGGCTGGCGCGCGACATGATCGCGCGGACGCGGATTGCGCGGCTGCTGGCGGGCTATCGCGATGTCGCCGCGGTCGATATCGACGCGATAGTCCGCACGCTCGATGCGCTGTCGGCAATCGCGGTCGATTTTCCCGACATCGTCGAGCTCGATATCAACCCGCTGGTGGCGACCGCTGGCGGCGTCGTCGCGCTCGATGCGCGCGCGCGCATCACGCCCGCGCCGCGCGCATCGCGGCTGGTGATCCGCCCGGTGCCGGTCGAATGGTCGGCCGACCTGGTGACGCGCGGCGGGCTCAAGCTGCATGTCCGCCCGGTGCGACCCGACGACGAAGCGCGGCTGACGACCCTGTTCGACAATGTCGCGCCCGACGACCTGCGCTTCCGCTTCCTCACCGGCATCCGCCATGCCGGGCACGACCGGATCGTCGCGATGACGCAGATCGACTATGCACGCACGATGCATTTCCTGGCGTTCGCGGGCGACGTGCTGGTCGCCAGCGCGATGCTGGCGAGCGATCCCGATCGCGTGCGCGGCGAGCTCGCGATCGCCACCCATGCCGGATACAAGAATCGCGGCGTCAGCTGGACATTGGTCGAGCATGTCATGGCCTATGCCGCCGCCGAGGGATTGCATGTCATCGAATCGGTCGAGAGCCGCGAAAACCAGGCGGCGCTGGCGCTCGAACGCGAGGCGGGGTTCGCGATCGTCCCCGGATCGGAAAGCGCGGGCGAAGTGACGGTGCGCAGGTCGATCGGCGGCTAA
- a CDS encoding NAD(P)H-dependent oxidoreductase yields MIQPPPDSGVSAPIRHLVVLGHPTAGSFNHAVAQAYCETVRQCGQQAELRDLYAIGFDPLLNLPERRGAGRTRLPGDVKQELGYLTDSVIVTLIYPIWFGMPPAIIKGYVDRVFGAGFVARSIKEGTVNSALHGKRLMMFSTSASTRCWLEEQGQWLALRRAFDTYLATIFGMVRSDHVHFDSIVDGLDPRAANEALAVVREKTRAMCALLLQARHQHYAQRLMQRSTGPASAGAA; encoded by the coding sequence GTGATCCAGCCGCCCCCCGATTCTGGCGTGTCGGCGCCGATCCGGCATCTGGTGGTGCTCGGCCACCCGACCGCGGGAAGCTTCAACCATGCGGTCGCGCAGGCCTATTGCGAGACGGTGCGGCAATGCGGCCAGCAGGCCGAGCTTCGCGACCTGTACGCGATCGGCTTCGATCCGCTGCTGAACCTGCCCGAACGGCGGGGTGCGGGGCGCACCCGGCTTCCGGGTGACGTCAAGCAGGAGCTCGGCTATCTCACCGACAGCGTGATCGTCACGTTGATCTACCCGATCTGGTTCGGCATGCCGCCGGCGATCATCAAGGGCTATGTCGATCGTGTCTTCGGCGCCGGCTTCGTCGCGCGCAGCATCAAGGAGGGCACGGTTAATTCGGCGCTCCACGGCAAAAGGCTGATGATGTTCAGCACTTCGGCCTCGACCCGCTGCTGGCTCGAGGAGCAGGGCCAGTGGCTCGCGCTGCGCCGCGCGTTCGATACCTATCTCGCGACGATCTTCGGCATGGTGCGAAGCGATCACGTCCATTTCGATTCGATCGTCGACGGGCTCGATCCGCGCGCGGCCAATGAAGCGCTCGCGGTGGTCCGCGAAAAGACGCGCGCGATGTGCGCGCTGCTGCTCCAGGCGCGGCACCAGCATTACGCGCAGCGGCTGATGCAGCGTTCGACGGGTCCCGCGTCGGCGGGTGCCGCATGA
- a CDS encoding AAA family ATPase, with amino-acid sequence MRHGQPPTSPAHIAEIATFLETRAFGKGTAVRRIDTHAASVFLTPDRAWKLKQPVRFDYLDFSTAPLRKAALEAELRLNRRLAPDLYLAVHPITREGDGGLAIDGAGEAVDWLLEMRRFDDDSLLDDRARLGPIDLGLMARLAEHIDAFHAAAAISTDTAGAARIERVIAGNAAALERYPSAFDRAEVATLLSTQRSALLAVTDRLDARARRGRVRHGHGDLHLANVAMIDGEPTPFDCLEFDPELATIDTLYDLAFLLMDLWHRGQADAANAFYNRYCDLSGDDADGIAAMPLFLSLRATIRAHVAAARSERSASQDDRALACAYLRLAASFLEPAAPRLVAIGGRSGTGKSTVARGLGGSIGAPPGARILRSDVLRKRIAGVAPETPLPADHYTSDSAAAVYRALGIQAQALLAEGASVIADAAFLQPAERQAIGAVATHAGAAFVGLWLEAGEAVRVERVTARRGDASDADARVARIQSRRAIGSLGTWRRIAAGGPAQTVIAAALAAVNAGERPRPAR; translated from the coding sequence GTGCGCCACGGTCAGCCGCCGACATCGCCAGCGCATATCGCAGAGATTGCCACGTTCCTGGAAACCCGTGCGTTCGGTAAAGGCACCGCCGTTCGCCGGATCGATACCCATGCCGCCAGCGTCTTCCTGACCCCCGACCGCGCTTGGAAGCTGAAGCAGCCGGTGCGGTTCGACTATCTCGATTTCTCGACCGCGCCGTTGCGCAAAGCGGCGCTCGAGGCCGAACTTCGCCTCAATCGCCGGCTCGCCCCCGATCTGTACCTCGCGGTGCATCCGATCACGCGTGAGGGGGACGGTGGGCTCGCGATCGACGGCGCGGGCGAGGCGGTCGATTGGCTGCTCGAAATGCGCCGGTTCGACGATGATTCGTTGCTCGATGACCGCGCACGCCTGGGGCCGATCGACCTCGGGCTGATGGCGCGACTGGCCGAGCACATCGACGCCTTCCACGCTGCCGCCGCGATCAGTACCGACACCGCCGGCGCGGCGCGGATCGAACGCGTGATTGCGGGCAATGCAGCGGCGCTCGAACGCTATCCCAGCGCGTTCGATCGAGCCGAGGTCGCCACCCTGCTGTCGACCCAGCGCAGCGCCTTGTTGGCGGTTACCGACCGGCTTGATGCGCGCGCGCGCCGCGGCCGGGTGCGCCACGGGCATGGCGACCTGCATCTCGCCAATGTCGCGATGATCGATGGCGAGCCGACGCCCTTCGACTGTCTCGAATTCGATCCCGAACTGGCGACGATCGACACGCTGTACGATCTGGCGTTCCTGCTGATGGACCTGTGGCATCGCGGCCAGGCCGATGCGGCCAACGCCTTCTACAACCGCTATTGCGACCTGTCGGGTGATGACGCGGACGGGATTGCCGCGATGCCGCTGTTCCTGTCGCTTCGCGCGACGATCCGCGCGCACGTCGCCGCAGCGCGCAGCGAGCGATCGGCGAGCCAAGACGATCGCGCGCTGGCGTGCGCGTATCTGCGGCTCGCGGCCAGCTTTCTCGAGCCTGCGGCACCGCGGCTGGTGGCGATCGGCGGGCGATCGGGCACCGGAAAGTCGACCGTCGCGCGCGGGCTCGGCGGCAGCATCGGCGCGCCGCCCGGCGCGCGGATTCTGCGCTCGGACGTGCTGCGCAAGCGGATCGCCGGGGTCGCGCCCGAAACCCCGCTGCCCGCCGATCACTACACCTCCGACAGCGCCGCCGCGGTCTATCGCGCGCTCGGCATCCAGGCGCAGGCGCTGCTCGCCGAAGGAGCGAGCGTGATCGCCGACGCCGCGTTCCTGCAGCCCGCCGAGCGGCAGGCGATCGGGGCGGTCGCAACGCACGCCGGGGCGGCATTCGTCGGGCTATGGCTCGAGGCGGGCGAGGCGGTCCGCGTCGAGCGGGTCACCGCGCGCCGCGGCGATGCCTCCGATGCCGATGCGCGGGTGGCGCGGATCCAGTCGCGCCGCGCGATCGGATCGCTCGGGACTTGGCGGCGAATCGCTGCCGGCGGTCCGGCGCAAACCGTTATCGCTGCCGCGCTCGCTGCGGTGAACGCGGGGGAGCGTCCGCGCCCGGCTCGCTGA
- a CDS encoding alpha/beta fold hydrolase: MSIRPPRPAHRFALASEVIAIEFGTLEYAVRGEGPPILMVHGTGGGFDQGLSFGAGLRRHGYQIIAPSRFGYLRSDYPAAPSSANQADAFVALLDHLGIDRLPVVGGSAGALSAVAFALRHPERCSLLILLVPAANVSGRDPVEMTALQKLLVERVLGSDFAYWSARTVAPKRLIGTLLATDPALLDRVEPGERACAYRILDEMLPVSARVRGVRNDARLASAPGALAYRDIAVPTLIVSVEDDRFGTAATARYLAATIRDARLVILPRGGHIWLGADDAVAEHIARFISEPGADAPPRSPQRARQR; this comes from the coding sequence ATGTCGATCAGACCGCCCCGCCCGGCCCACCGGTTCGCGCTGGCGAGCGAGGTGATCGCGATCGAGTTCGGCACGCTCGAATATGCGGTGCGCGGGGAAGGGCCGCCGATCTTGATGGTGCATGGCACCGGCGGCGGGTTCGACCAGGGGCTGAGCTTCGGCGCTGGCTTGCGGCGGCACGGGTACCAAATCATCGCGCCTTCGCGCTTCGGCTATCTGCGCAGCGATTATCCCGCCGCGCCGTCTTCGGCGAACCAGGCCGATGCATTCGTCGCCTTGCTCGACCATCTCGGGATCGATCGGCTGCCGGTGGTGGGAGGATCGGCGGGGGCATTGTCGGCGGTGGCGTTCGCGCTGCGCCATCCCGAGCGCTGTTCGCTGCTGATCCTGCTGGTGCCCGCCGCCAATGTCAGCGGCCGCGATCCGGTCGAGATGACCGCGCTGCAAAAGCTACTGGTCGAGCGCGTGCTCGGCTCGGACTTTGCCTATTGGAGCGCGCGCACGGTCGCCCCCAAGCGGCTGATCGGCACGCTGCTGGCGACCGATCCCGCGTTGCTCGACCGCGTCGAACCCGGCGAACGCGCCTGCGCGTATCGAATCCTCGACGAAATGCTGCCGGTCAGCGCGCGCGTGCGCGGGGTCCGCAACGATGCGCGGCTTGCGAGCGCGCCGGGCGCGCTCGCCTATCGCGATATCGCGGTGCCGACCTTGATCGTGTCGGTCGAGGACGACCGGTTCGGCACCGCCGCAACCGCACGATACCTGGCAGCGACGATCCGCGATGCCAGGCTGGTGATACTCCCCCGCGGCGGGCACATCTGGCTGGGTGCCGACGACGCGGTGGCCGAGCATATCGCGCGCTTCATCAGCGAGCCGGGCGCGGACGCTCCCCCGCGTTCACCGCAGCGAGCGCGGCAGCGATAA
- a CDS encoding ABC transporter ATP-binding protein, producing MAPKAPPDDPAPERPLVYRVEALTKTYGEGSNAVYALRGVDLDAAAGAMIVLLGPSGSGKSTLLNILGGLDHASAGHAWFHGRDVTQFDDDALTEYRRRSVGFVFQFYNLVASLTARENVSLITEISDNPMDPAAALAMVGLEARLDHFPAQLSGGEQQRVAIARAIAKRPEVLLCDEPTGALDSQTGTRVLAALDQVNRELGTTVFVITHNAVIADIADEVLLFGDGRITGRRHNAVRASPMGLIW from the coding sequence GTGGCACCGAAAGCGCCGCCAGACGATCCAGCTCCCGAGCGCCCGCTGGTGTATCGCGTCGAAGCGCTGACCAAGACCTATGGCGAGGGTTCGAATGCGGTCTATGCGCTGCGCGGCGTCGATCTCGATGCCGCCGCAGGCGCGATGATCGTGCTGCTTGGGCCCTCTGGATCGGGCAAGTCGACCCTGCTCAATATCCTGGGTGGACTCGATCATGCGAGCGCGGGCCATGCCTGGTTCCACGGCCGCGACGTCACCCAGTTCGATGACGACGCGCTGACCGAATATCGCCGGCGCAGCGTCGGCTTCGTTTTCCAATTCTATAATCTGGTGGCGTCGCTCACCGCGCGCGAAAATGTGTCGCTGATCACCGAAATATCGGACAATCCGATGGACCCGGCCGCGGCGCTCGCGATGGTCGGGCTCGAGGCGCGGCTCGATCATTTTCCCGCGCAATTGTCGGGCGGCGAGCAACAGCGAGTCGCGATCGCGCGCGCGATCGCCAAGCGCCCCGAAGTATTGTTGTGCGACGAACCCACCGGCGCGCTCGACAGCCAGACCGGCACCCGCGTCCTCGCCGCGCTCGACCAGGTCAATCGTGAGCTCGGAACCACCGTTTTTGTCATCACCCATAATGCGGTGATCGCCGATATCGCCGACGAGGTGCTGTTGTTCGGCGATGGCCGGATCACCGGCCGCCGGCACAATGCGGTGCGCGCCTCACCGATGGGGCTGATCTGGTGA